In Saccharicrinis fermentans DSM 9555 = JCM 21142, a genomic segment contains:
- a CDS encoding rhamnogalacturonan acetylesterase — MSKMDMMKTYKKVIVFSLLAFVIVLWTYSCRQHQKRHMIIQPLQISKKGFVSFKNVADGNYRVHVKVGSDKSEGHTVIRGESRRMFFDGIKTEKGELKDVYFNINKRDTIIEPGQMVRIKSREKDKLNWDADLTFEFNGASPQVKSIEITPIDSVITVFLCGNSTVVDQDNEPWCGWGQILPRFFNERICVANYAESGETATSFMVRRRLDKILTQIKAGDYLFVEFGHNDQKEKGEGKGAYLNFTDRLLEYVAKARAKGAYPVFVTPTQRRSFNEDGKIVDTHGAYPDAMRKVARENKVPLIDLHAYTRNLYEAMGVSGSINAFVHYPANTFPNQSKALKDNTHFNPYGGYQIAKCVIYGMKEIDLPIVEYLRKDVADFNPFSPDEFNKFKWYPTPSVELEKPEGN, encoded by the coding sequence ATGAGTAAGATGGATATGATGAAAACATATAAAAAGGTAATTGTATTTTCGTTGTTGGCGTTTGTTATTGTGTTGTGGACGTATTCTTGTAGGCAACATCAGAAACGGCATATGATTATACAACCTCTACAAATATCAAAAAAAGGTTTTGTTTCTTTTAAAAATGTAGCGGATGGAAATTATAGGGTGCATGTAAAGGTTGGCTCTGATAAAAGTGAAGGACATACGGTTATTCGTGGAGAATCCAGAAGGATGTTTTTTGATGGCATAAAAACAGAAAAAGGGGAGCTGAAAGATGTTTATTTTAATATAAATAAGCGGGACACGATCATTGAACCAGGTCAGATGGTTCGGATAAAAAGCCGAGAGAAAGATAAGCTGAATTGGGATGCAGACTTAACTTTCGAGTTCAATGGAGCATCGCCTCAAGTAAAATCTATTGAAATAACACCTATTGACTCAGTCATTACAGTCTTTCTTTGTGGAAATTCAACTGTTGTTGATCAGGATAATGAACCTTGGTGTGGTTGGGGGCAAATCTTGCCTCGCTTTTTTAATGAACGTATTTGCGTGGCTAACTATGCCGAGTCCGGAGAAACAGCCACAAGTTTTATGGTACGAAGAAGGTTGGATAAGATTTTGACACAGATTAAAGCGGGAGATTACCTTTTTGTTGAATTTGGACATAATGATCAAAAGGAAAAAGGAGAGGGGAAGGGGGCATATTTGAATTTTACAGATCGCTTACTGGAATATGTTGCTAAAGCACGTGCTAAGGGAGCTTATCCTGTATTTGTAACGCCAACACAGCGTCGGAGTTTTAATGAAGATGGTAAAATAGTAGATACGCATGGAGCTTATCCTGATGCCATGAGGAAAGTGGCTAGGGAGAACAAGGTGCCCTTAATTGATCTTCATGCTTACACTCGTAACTTGTATGAGGCTATGGGGGTATCGGGTTCTATAAATGCATTTGTACATTATCCAGCAAATACATTTCCAAATCAAAGTAAAGCTTTAAAAGACAATACGCATTTTAATCCTTATGGAGGCTATCAGATAGCCAAGTGTGTTATATATGGGATGAAGGAAATTGATTTACCTATTGTGGAATACCTTAGAAAGGATGTGGCGGATTTTAATCCGTTTAGCCCAGATGAATTTAACAAGTTTAAGTGGTATCCAACCCCCTCTGTTGAACTAGAAAAACCGGAGGGAAACTAA
- a CDS encoding DUF4450 domain-containing protein produces MMTKYVNAILYFFLLIGSLGAQNPDWSLLTPKLAGTLRLGVEVKGESKWFSDFTTVHLDVSKNQLRYILADNIMGGGTMELIVRSLEDSQGAVMKLKGENIVQDVRLIWMFGGASNKEVDADQWISEILPEDCLLNVFSIEGQSFTLYYGSSQKLRVLGGLVPSGGCLRLADARKQAQPLCLLKSGKKTRYQVVSSDVAMTTGKDYYFCFYFLNPRADYNYFMLPKLFKEGSYVVNKETEWMKSTPD; encoded by the coding sequence ATGATGACAAAGTATGTAAATGCAATCTTGTATTTTTTCTTACTGATAGGGTCATTGGGAGCCCAAAATCCCGATTGGTCATTACTGACGCCTAAATTGGCCGGAACTTTAAGGTTGGGTGTGGAAGTTAAAGGGGAGAGTAAGTGGTTTTCTGATTTTACAACGGTTCATTTGGATGTATCGAAAAATCAACTTAGGTATATTCTTGCGGATAATATTATGGGGGGTGGAACAATGGAATTAATAGTGAGATCATTGGAGGATAGTCAGGGGGCTGTAATGAAGCTGAAGGGGGAAAATATTGTTCAAGACGTTAGACTTATATGGATGTTTGGGGGAGCTTCCAATAAGGAGGTGGATGCTGATCAATGGATATCTGAAATTTTGCCTGAGGATTGTCTTTTAAATGTTTTTAGTATCGAGGGGCAGTCATTTACACTTTATTATGGTAGCAGTCAAAAACTTAGGGTCCTTGGGGGCTTGGTTCCTTCGGGAGGATGCTTAAGATTGGCTGATGCCAGAAAACAAGCTCAGCCTCTTTGTTTGTTGAAATCAGGAAAGAAAACGAGGTATCAGGTGGTGTCATCGGATGTTGCAATGACCACTGGGAAGGACTATTATTTTTGTTTTTATTTTTTAAATCCTAGGGCAGATTACAATTATTTTATGCTTCCAAAACTTTTTAAAGAGGGTAGCTATGTGGTGAATAAAGAAACTGAGTGGATGAAATCAACACCTGATTGA
- a CDS encoding rhamnogalacturonidase, whose amino-acid sequence MRLLLVFTAFIQGLFLQAEIYNIKDFGAIGDGVAIDSWAINKAIDEAAKNGGGTIYFPAGTYACYSIRLKSNLTLHIGSGATILAAFPTEKKGYDQAEPNMDNLFQDFGHSHWKNSLLWAIGERNINICGNGLINGEGLTREESRLPGVGNKALSFKECKNVTVKDISMLNCGHFAVLATGVDNLHIINVKADTDRDGFDIDCCRNVRISGCTVNCPWDDAIVLKASYGLGYFKDTENVIIDGCFVSGYDMGSVLNGKWETNEAVAPDHGPNTGRIKLGTESSGGFKNIVISNCIFERSRGLAIESVDGGWLQDVVVSNITMRDVGNAPFFIRLGGRQRSPIGTPIGKLQRLQISNVNVFNADSNFSNIISGIPGHRIEEVSFSNIHIHFKGGVKISDVDDVIPENIKKYPEPWMFGVVPASGFFVRHVQDVIFENIRFYFDSYDERPLFVLEDAESVDIFKVRVGGVLVENPCALPSRKCK is encoded by the coding sequence ATGCGACTATTATTGGTATTTACGGCCTTTATACAAGGTCTTTTTTTACAAGCTGAAATTTATAATATTAAAGATTTTGGGGCAATAGGAGATGGTGTTGCCATTGATTCATGGGCCATAAATAAAGCCATTGACGAAGCAGCAAAAAATGGAGGTGGTACTATTTATTTTCCTGCGGGAACTTATGCCTGTTATTCGATACGCCTAAAAAGTAATCTGACACTTCATATAGGTTCGGGAGCAACAATATTGGCTGCTTTTCCAACGGAAAAGAAAGGATATGATCAGGCGGAACCAAATATGGATAATCTTTTTCAGGATTTTGGACATAGTCATTGGAAGAATTCTTTACTATGGGCTATTGGAGAACGAAATATAAATATCTGTGGGAATGGACTTATTAATGGGGAGGGCTTGACCAGAGAGGAAAGTAGGTTGCCTGGTGTAGGAAATAAGGCATTGTCTTTTAAGGAGTGCAAGAATGTTACAGTAAAAGATATATCGATGTTAAACTGTGGGCATTTTGCAGTATTAGCTACTGGTGTTGATAACTTGCATATAATCAATGTGAAAGCTGATACGGATAGGGATGGCTTTGATATTGATTGTTGCAGGAATGTTCGAATTTCAGGCTGTACGGTTAATTGTCCATGGGATGATGCAATTGTGTTGAAAGCAAGTTATGGCTTGGGGTATTTTAAAGATACCGAGAATGTGATCATAGATGGTTGCTTTGTTTCAGGTTATGATATGGGCTCTGTTTTAAATGGAAAGTGGGAAACAAATGAAGCGGTAGCTCCTGATCATGGTCCAAATACAGGACGAATTAAATTAGGTACTGAATCTAGTGGGGGATTTAAAAATATTGTAATTAGTAATTGTATTTTTGAAAGAAGTAGAGGCTTGGCAATAGAATCGGTGGATGGAGGTTGGTTGCAGGATGTGGTAGTCTCCAATATAACAATGAGAGATGTGGGTAATGCGCCATTTTTTATTCGTCTGGGCGGTCGTCAACGCAGTCCTATTGGTACGCCCATTGGGAAGTTGCAAAGGCTGCAAATAAGCAATGTGAATGTTTTTAATGCGGATTCGAATTTTTCAAATATTATAAGCGGTATCCCTGGTCATCGAATTGAGGAAGTCTCTTTTTCTAATATACATATTCATTTTAAAGGTGGGGTTAAAATTTCAGATGTTGATGATGTCATTCCTGAAAACATTAAAAAATACCCGGAACCTTGGATGTTTGGGGTGGTGCCTGCTTCTGGTTTTTTTGTGCGTCATGTTCAGGATGTGATTTTTGAAAATATCAGGTTCTACTTTGATTCTTATGATGAAAGACCTTTGTTTGTTTTGGAGGATGCGGAAAGTGTCGATATTTTTAAAGTAAGGGTAGGAGGAGTGCTTGTGGAAAATCCCTGTGCGCTTCCGTCGAGGAAGTGTAAATAA
- a CDS encoding rhamnogalacturonan lyase, with translation MYKVLISRLFCAFFAILFFTGWVDGQILKGPNYSSCIQKEQLGRGLIAIQDENGDVFITWRYLPSDDVKRGFDVYRKTGSRRKVKLNEMPLLTSTFFRDKTVNTSVNNEYLITDSRTNRVLASYMLTPQKATTPYVSIPIRQFPGDSLWSYSPNDASLGDLDGDGEMEIILKRENSGKDNSHRGVCDGGTLIEAYALDGRFLWRIDLGTNIRQGAHYTQILVYDFDGDGLSEVVVKTAEGTVFGDGSVMGDINGDGITDYVDRDVLSLSYGKIMSGPEFLSVIEGKTGKELARCNYISRGKPNEFGDRTGNRVDRFLAGIAYLDGFKPSILICRGYYEKTVLEAWDFRMGKLSKRWHFSTDSLIYENFKGQGNHSLAVGDVDGDGKDEVTYGACLIDDDGSGGYNTQLGHGDAMHLTDIDIERPGLEVWDCHEHVPTRAGSELRDAATGALLWGIPSVEDVGRAMAADIDPRFKGVELWTTHSGGVYTANGRLITQFTPSVNMGLWWDGDLNRELLDGSGVTGKERIGITKWNGDGIDELHLPREADLAANNWTKGNPCLQVDMVGDWREELLVRTKDNKEIRLYVTPFNTKYRFYTLLSDHMYRLSAAIQNVGYNQPTQLGYYLGSDLGKFWNDTYRLGRAGHSKSGWAKDGHVNDMNTRYKGAQRNVLDTITCIDSEYGLDVKINYERYKWLANDKVVSTNRSCLIQSKDYSGDQSVRVVLQALYKGFVFEDSVVVKFSTRMMY, from the coding sequence ATGTATAAGGTATTGATATCAAGATTGTTTTGCGCTTTTTTTGCTATTCTTTTTTTTACGGGGTGGGTGGATGGTCAGATATTAAAGGGGCCAAATTATTCATCATGTATTCAAAAAGAACAGCTGGGGAGGGGATTGATTGCTATCCAAGATGAAAATGGTGATGTTTTTATTACCTGGCGATACTTACCAAGTGATGATGTGAAGCGTGGTTTTGATGTGTATAGAAAAACAGGAAGTAGAAGAAAGGTTAAATTGAATGAGATGCCCTTGCTTACATCAACTTTCTTTAGGGATAAAACGGTTAATACTTCGGTAAATAATGAATATTTGATTACTGATAGTCGGACTAATAGAGTGCTTGCATCTTATATGCTCACACCGCAAAAGGCTACAACTCCTTATGTGTCTATACCAATCCGTCAATTTCCAGGTGATAGTTTGTGGAGCTACAGTCCTAATGACGCTTCTTTGGGAGATTTAGATGGTGATGGCGAGATGGAAATTATTCTTAAAAGGGAGAATAGTGGTAAGGATAATTCGCATAGGGGTGTTTGTGATGGAGGAACTTTGATAGAGGCTTATGCCTTAGATGGTCGTTTTTTATGGCGGATTGACCTCGGGACGAATATACGACAGGGCGCGCATTATACTCAGATCCTGGTTTATGATTTTGATGGTGATGGACTGTCTGAGGTCGTGGTGAAAACAGCAGAGGGTACTGTATTTGGAGACGGCAGTGTTATGGGTGATATCAATGGGGATGGTATCACTGATTATGTAGATAGGGATGTGCTGTCTTTGAGCTATGGAAAAATTATGTCAGGACCTGAATTTTTGTCGGTGATAGAAGGTAAAACCGGAAAAGAGCTCGCTAGGTGTAATTATATTTCCAGGGGTAAGCCCAATGAATTTGGAGATAGAACTGGTAATAGGGTTGATCGCTTTTTAGCAGGAATAGCTTATTTGGATGGCTTTAAGCCAAGTATATTAATTTGTAGAGGGTATTACGAGAAGACGGTGTTGGAGGCTTGGGATTTTAGGATGGGTAAGCTAAGTAAGAGATGGCATTTTAGTACAGATAGTCTTATATATGAGAATTTTAAAGGTCAGGGAAATCATAGCCTAGCTGTTGGAGATGTAGATGGAGACGGTAAGGATGAAGTCACTTATGGCGCTTGTTTGATAGATGATGATGGCTCTGGTGGATATAATACTCAACTTGGGCATGGAGATGCGATGCATTTAACTGATATAGATATTGAGCGTCCAGGTTTGGAAGTATGGGATTGTCATGAGCATGTACCCACAAGAGCCGGTTCTGAGTTGAGAGATGCAGCTACCGGGGCCTTACTCTGGGGTATTCCATCGGTGGAGGATGTGGGACGAGCGATGGCTGCTGATATTGACCCTCGTTTTAAGGGTGTTGAGCTTTGGACTACTCATTCGGGTGGTGTTTATACTGCTAATGGAAGACTGATTACACAGTTTACCCCTTCAGTTAACATGGGCTTATGGTGGGATGGTGATTTGAATAGGGAGTTACTGGATGGTTCGGGGGTGACAGGGAAGGAAAGAATAGGTATTACCAAATGGAATGGTGACGGAATAGATGAGCTTCACTTGCCTAGGGAGGCGGATTTAGCTGCCAATAATTGGACCAAAGGAAATCCTTGTCTACAGGTAGATATGGTGGGAGATTGGCGTGAAGAGTTATTAGTAAGAACGAAAGATAATAAGGAAATAAGGTTGTATGTGACTCCTTTTAATACGAAGTATCGTTTTTATACTTTGTTGAGTGATCATATGTATCGTTTAAGTGCTGCTATTCAGAATGTGGGTTATAATCAACCAACGCAGTTGGGATATTATCTGGGCTCTGATTTAGGGAAGTTCTGGAATGATACGTATCGCCTTGGACGTGCAGGACATTCAAAATCTGGGTGGGCGAAGGATGGTCATGTAAATGATATGAATACGCGGTATAAGGGGGCTCAAAGGAATGTCTTGGATACGATTACCTGCATTGATTCGGAGTATGGCTTGGATGTAAAAATAAATTATGAGCGTTATAAGTGGCTGGCGAACGACAAAGTAGTGAGTACAAACAGGTCTTGCTTAATTCAGTCAAAGGATTATTCAGGTGACCAAAGCGTAAGGGTTGTGTTACAAGCTTTGTATAAGGGTTTTGTGTTTGAGGATAGTGTGGTAGTTAAGTTTTCAACCCGGATGATGTATTAG
- the folB gene encoding dihydroneopterin aldolase, whose amino-acid sequence MQKGIIELEEMEFYAYHGCFKEEQVVGNRFMVNIAIQVDVEKPSHSDNINDALNYVSVYELTRQEIQQNSHLVEHLTERILNAIHQKFDYVDWVKVKVSKMNPPMGGQMKAVSVTMQR is encoded by the coding sequence ATGCAAAAAGGAATTATTGAGCTGGAAGAAATGGAGTTTTATGCCTACCATGGTTGTTTTAAAGAAGAGCAAGTTGTAGGAAATAGATTCATGGTTAACATTGCCATACAAGTAGATGTGGAAAAACCCAGTCATTCAGACAACATCAATGATGCGCTAAATTATGTGAGCGTTTATGAACTGACACGGCAAGAAATACAACAAAACTCCCATCTGGTAGAACATTTAACGGAACGTATTTTAAATGCGATCCACCAAAAATTTGATTACGTGGACTGGGTAAAGGTGAAAGTATCCAAAATGAATCCTCCCATGGGCGGACAAATGAAAGCTGTAAGTGTAACAATGCAACGTTAG
- a CDS encoding glutamine--tRNA ligase/YqeY domain fusion protein, with product MNKNNKDHTADEVKTNFIHLEIDKDLADNKNGGAVLMRFPPEPNGYLHIGHAKSICLNFSLAQKYGGGCNLRFDDTNPVKEDVEYVESIQEDVKWLGFDWEGEVKFASDYFQQLYEWAIKLIKSGKAYVDDQSADTIAKQKGTPTEPGMESPFRNRSVEENLDLFERMKKGEFAAGEKVLRAKIDMASSNMHMRDPLMYRIIHESHHRTGDQWCIYPMYDFAHGQEDFIEGITHSICTLEFEVHRPLYNWFLDQIMAADPEVQNNVRPRQIEFARLNLNYTVMSKRKLLELVQKGIVSGWDDPRMPTVSALRRRGYTPESIRAFADKVGVARRDGVIDMALLESCVREDLNKRAARVNAVVNPIKLIITNYPEGKEEMVEVINNPEDDSMGSRQVPFAREVYIERDDFMEEPPRKFFRLGPGREVRLKGAYAVTCTDYKKNEAGEIEEIYCTYDPETKSGSTTVTRKIKGILHWVEAKHALDAEVRMYDRLYSHEAPASQKDVDHLEFINPDSLQVITAKVEPSLKGVKPLDKFQFQRVGYFCVDKDSSSEKLVFNRTVALKDSWSKKK from the coding sequence ATGAACAAAAACAATAAGGATCATACAGCAGACGAAGTAAAAACAAATTTTATTCATCTGGAAATCGACAAAGATTTAGCCGATAATAAGAATGGTGGAGCAGTGTTAATGCGTTTTCCACCAGAGCCTAACGGATATTTACATATCGGTCATGCCAAATCAATCTGTTTAAATTTTAGTCTGGCCCAAAAATATGGAGGTGGTTGTAATCTTCGTTTTGATGATACTAACCCGGTAAAGGAAGATGTGGAATATGTTGAAAGTATTCAGGAGGATGTGAAGTGGTTGGGTTTTGATTGGGAAGGAGAGGTTAAGTTTGCTTCCGATTATTTCCAACAGCTTTATGAGTGGGCTATCAAGCTTATTAAAAGTGGCAAGGCATATGTAGATGATCAAAGTGCAGATACAATTGCTAAGCAAAAAGGAACTCCCACAGAACCAGGTATGGAAAGCCCGTTTCGAAACCGTTCGGTAGAGGAGAATCTGGATTTGTTTGAGCGCATGAAAAAGGGGGAGTTTGCTGCGGGAGAAAAAGTGTTGCGAGCAAAAATAGATATGGCATCGTCCAATATGCACATGCGTGATCCCTTGATGTATCGTATAATTCACGAATCACATCACCGTACAGGTGATCAATGGTGTATTTATCCCATGTATGACTTTGCTCATGGTCAGGAAGATTTCATTGAGGGTATTACCCACTCTATTTGTACGCTGGAGTTTGAAGTGCATCGTCCATTGTATAATTGGTTCCTTGATCAAATTATGGCAGCAGATCCGGAAGTACAAAATAATGTAAGACCACGACAAATTGAGTTTGCCCGCCTGAACCTTAATTATACTGTAATGAGCAAGCGTAAGTTATTGGAGCTTGTACAAAAGGGAATTGTCTCGGGGTGGGACGATCCTCGTATGCCAACAGTTTCTGCCTTGCGCCGAAGAGGCTATACGCCCGAATCTATTCGTGCTTTTGCAGATAAGGTTGGGGTAGCTCGACGTGATGGGGTGATTGATATGGCATTGTTGGAGAGTTGTGTACGTGAGGATTTAAATAAGCGAGCTGCGCGTGTTAATGCAGTGGTTAATCCTATTAAATTAATTATCACCAATTATCCCGAAGGAAAGGAAGAGATGGTGGAGGTCATCAATAATCCTGAGGATGATTCTATGGGAAGCCGTCAAGTGCCATTTGCACGAGAAGTTTACATCGAACGCGATGACTTTATGGAGGAGCCACCACGCAAATTCTTTAGGTTAGGACCAGGACGGGAAGTGCGTTTGAAAGGGGCATATGCTGTAACTTGTACCGATTATAAGAAGAATGAGGCAGGAGAAATTGAGGAAATTTATTGTACCTATGATCCTGAAACCAAGAGTGGATCTACTACGGTAACACGAAAAATTAAAGGTATACTCCATTGGGTAGAAGCAAAACATGCGCTGGATGCTGAGGTGAGAATGTACGATAGGTTATACAGTCATGAAGCACCTGCGTCACAAAAAGATGTGGATCATCTTGAGTTTATTAACCCAGACTCATTGCAAGTGATTACTGCCAAGGTAGAACCTTCGTTAAAAGGGGTTAAACCATTGGATAAGTTTCAATTTCAGCGTGTGGGTTATTTCTGTGTCGATAAGGATTCATCGAGTGAAAAGTTGGTTTTTAACAGAACAGTCGCTTTAAAAGATAGCTGGTCCAAAAAAAAGTAA
- a CDS encoding phosphoenolpyruvate carboxylase, translating into MDSLIVKSYQEEIELKYQLYNSLFLSLQLEAVEKAGNLIPLLYQACSSGLEQGKDPKAILQKFFASHKAELSTEDQNDFLFKVIQYIERQIVLIDALEDAAYTKIHRINGENSYSSISDRVKKANLQDKMAEAIKEFGVRVVLTAHPTQFYPGPVLAIITDLMIAIKNGEVALVRDLLQQLGKTPFFQKIKPTPLDEANRLTFYLRDTFYPAIGQLLDKTAEDYREALEQNNQFISLGFWPGGDRDGNPFVTVDTTKEVAARLRNTITTCYYGDVRELKRRITFAGVYDKVAEVEALLKAELGNATGSSNVHLEDFLARINEIETLIIEQHHGLFVEKLQSLKRKVQLFGFYLASIDIRQDSRVIAQALREVIKAYPDILPAHIFEMSEKEQIQLLMNARGAADANIFEDDVVRDTVASFGVIKDIQRMNGERGAHRYIISNCRGPIDVARVLAMFRICGWGYDELTVDIVPLFETIDDLKMAGEAMQTLYSNPTYRKHLSSRADRQTVMLGFSDGTKDGGYLMANWAIFSAKENITLKSRESDVEVVFFDGRGGPPARGGGNAHRFYAAMGKNIDSRQIQMTVQGQTISSHYGIKEAAEHNMGYLLSAGLSNKLFNKPQNQLQETQHDFIEEMAESSYKKYLSLKEHPLFVPYLEEISTLKYYGKANIGSRPSKRGGGDKINFDDLRAIPFVGAWSQLKQNVPGFYGLGTALKEQEEKGNLQSCIDLYQDSIFFKTLLSNSMQSMSKTNFELTRYLEKNERFGEFWKMLYKEYVLTKEMLLKVSGLPGLLTDNPRSRMSIQLRERVVLPLLMIQQYALMKIQDAKAEGGDIPVEVYEKMVIRAMFGNINASRNSA; encoded by the coding sequence ATGGATAGTCTAATTGTAAAATCATATCAAGAGGAGATTGAACTGAAGTATCAGTTATATAACAGCCTGTTTTTGTCCTTGCAGCTGGAGGCTGTTGAAAAAGCAGGAAATTTAATTCCTTTGTTATACCAGGCCTGTTCCAGTGGGTTGGAGCAAGGGAAGGATCCGAAGGCCATTCTCCAAAAGTTTTTTGCCAGTCATAAAGCAGAGCTCTCTACCGAAGATCAAAATGATTTTTTGTTTAAGGTGATTCAATATATTGAGCGTCAGATTGTGCTGATTGATGCTTTGGAAGATGCGGCTTATACAAAAATACATCGCATCAATGGAGAAAACTCCTACTCATCCATTAGTGATAGAGTGAAAAAAGCCAATTTGCAGGATAAAATGGCTGAAGCAATCAAGGAGTTTGGGGTGCGTGTGGTCTTAACTGCTCACCCAACCCAGTTCTACCCCGGGCCAGTATTGGCTATTATAACCGATTTGATGATCGCCATTAAAAATGGGGAGGTGGCTTTGGTGAGGGATCTGTTGCAGCAGCTGGGTAAAACACCGTTTTTCCAGAAGATTAAGCCTACGCCTTTGGATGAGGCCAATCGTTTAACCTTTTATTTGCGTGATACTTTTTATCCAGCGATAGGTCAGCTGTTAGATAAAACAGCTGAGGATTATAGAGAAGCGCTGGAGCAAAATAACCAGTTTATATCGTTGGGCTTTTGGCCGGGCGGCGATCGTGATGGAAATCCTTTTGTTACAGTAGATACTACCAAAGAGGTAGCCGCTCGTTTACGAAACACGATCACCACTTGTTATTATGGCGATGTGAGGGAACTAAAACGTAGAATTACCTTTGCCGGTGTTTATGATAAGGTGGCGGAAGTAGAAGCATTGCTCAAGGCAGAGCTGGGCAATGCTACAGGAAGTTCTAATGTTCATTTGGAAGACTTTCTGGCGCGTATCAACGAAATAGAAACGTTGATTATTGAGCAGCACCATGGTTTATTTGTGGAGAAACTTCAGTCGCTTAAGCGCAAAGTTCAGTTATTTGGTTTTTACTTGGCATCCATTGATATTCGCCAAGATAGTCGGGTGATTGCACAAGCGCTAAGGGAAGTGATTAAAGCTTACCCTGATATTCTTCCTGCTCATATCTTTGAGATGAGTGAGAAAGAGCAGATTCAGCTGTTGATGAATGCCAGAGGGGCTGCTGATGCTAATATTTTTGAGGATGATGTGGTTAGGGATACGGTGGCTTCCTTTGGAGTTATCAAGGATATTCAAAGGATGAATGGGGAACGAGGTGCACATCGTTATATTATTAGCAATTGCCGTGGTCCCATAGATGTGGCTAGGGTGTTGGCGATGTTTCGTATTTGTGGCTGGGGCTATGATGAGCTAACAGTAGATATTGTTCCCTTATTTGAAACCATCGACGATCTTAAAATGGCAGGCGAGGCTATGCAAACACTGTATTCTAACCCTACCTATAGAAAGCATTTGAGTAGTAGAGCCGATAGGCAGACGGTGATGTTGGGATTTTCCGATGGAACCAAAGATGGTGGATACCTGATGGCTAACTGGGCTATCTTCTCAGCCAAAGAAAATATAACCCTCAAATCGCGTGAAAGTGATGTGGAGGTCGTTTTCTTTGATGGACGTGGGGGACCCCCAGCCCGGGGAGGTGGTAATGCACATCGCTTTTACGCAGCCATGGGTAAAAATATTGATAGTCGCCAGATACAGATGACTGTGCAAGGACAAACCATCAGTTCTCATTATGGCATTAAAGAGGCGGCAGAGCATAATATGGGATACCTGCTGTCGGCTGGATTGTCCAACAAGTTATTTAATAAGCCTCAGAATCAATTGCAGGAGACGCAGCATGACTTTATTGAGGAAATGGCTGAGAGTAGTTATAAAAAATATCTTTCGTTAAAAGAGCATCCGTTATTTGTTCCTTACCTGGAAGAGATCAGTACCTTGAAATATTATGGTAAGGCTAATATCGGCAGTCGTCCGAGTAAGCGAGGTGGAGGGGATAAAATAAATTTTGATGACTTGCGTGCTATACCTTTTGTGGGAGCATGGAGTCAGTTGAAGCAAAATGTTCCGGGATTCTATGGTTTGGGTACAGCATTGAAAGAGCAGGAAGAAAAAGGTAATTTGCAATCATGTATCGATTTGTATCAGGATTCTATATTTTTTAAGACCTTGCTTTCCAATAGTATGCAGAGTATGAGTAAAACCAATTTTGAACTGACACGATACCTGGAAAAGAATGAGCGCTTTGGTGAGTTTTGGAAAATGTTATATAAAGAGTATGTGCTGACCAAGGAAATGCTATTGAAAGTTTCGGGTCTGCCAGGTCTCTTAACGGATAATCCTCGCAGTAGAATGAGTATTCAGTTAAGAGAACGTGTGGTTTTACCCTTGTTGATGATTCAGCAGTATGCCCTCATGAAAATTCAGGATGCGAAGGCTGAAGGTGGAGATATACCTGTTGAGGTGTATGAAAAAATGGTGATCCGTGCTATGTTCGGAAATATTAACGCCAGTAGAAATTCCGCGTAA
- a CDS encoding DUF4268 domain-containing protein has product MYSKEEEKALKLEFWRKLGNRTRKIPGQRGKIKVWIGDRTQIKGVDLRFDVSRKKIVVALEINIKHESRRLALYEKLEATKKIFETEFGESLTWDFAYEKEYGEEVCRVYKEMDGDFMIPEQWPAIFTFMIDNMLKMEKAFLEVKDFLKYDELGQ; this is encoded by the coding sequence ATGTATTCAAAAGAAGAAGAGAAAGCACTCAAATTAGAATTCTGGCGTAAACTAGGAAACCGCACCAGGAAAATTCCGGGACAACGTGGGAAAATAAAGGTATGGATAGGTGACCGTACACAAATAAAAGGTGTGGATCTCAGATTTGATGTGAGCAGAAAGAAAATTGTGGTGGCCTTGGAGATAAATATAAAACACGAAAGCCGAAGATTGGCTTTATATGAAAAGCTGGAAGCTACCAAAAAAATTTTCGAAACAGAATTTGGAGAATCACTCACCTGGGATTTTGCCTACGAAAAAGAATATGGAGAAGAAGTTTGCAGGGTTTATAAAGAAATGGACGGTGACTTTATGATACCAGAACAATGGCCCGCTATTTTTACCTTTATGATTGACAATATGCTTAAGATGGAAAAGGCCTTTTTAGAAGTGAAAGACTTTTTAAAATACGATGAGTTGGGACAATGA